From the Pseudoalteromonas tunicata genome, one window contains:
- a CDS encoding alkaline phosphatase family protein, which translates to MVFMMLRSLISFVSLTFFSVVLSAQANAAQEQSVVLISLDGFRWDYIEKHQAKNLALIAKQGVRAQKLIPVYPTKTFPNHLSIMTGLLPTHHGVVDNKFCDKQRQECYAMGDGRKDSSWLNGVPLWNLATLQGVKSATYFWPESDALFNGVLPDYYYHYSKHSDYQARIDQMLFWLKLPHAQRPRFIAGYFSLVDSMGHDFGPDAPQTYEAVQKLDSLIGQLVTRIKSEVDAPVNVILVSDHGMASVDPTQSIAIADLGISQEDFDIKNSGTRVQLYQKQGRKLDLSTFKSSLSKQAKGRFTVLTSAQLASVGYQHSPRVADVIIETTAPRVFSSSGEVDYLGTHGYAYTQDMAAFFVANGPAFKQGFSLDEVKNLDIYPIVAQILGLSLLSPIDSEGDTLRPALKPAVN; encoded by the coding sequence ATGGTATTTATGATGTTGCGTTCTCTTATCTCGTTTGTTAGCTTAACATTTTTCAGTGTTGTCTTATCGGCGCAGGCAAATGCAGCCCAAGAGCAAAGTGTTGTTTTAATTTCTTTAGATGGTTTTCGCTGGGATTATATTGAAAAACATCAAGCTAAAAATTTAGCCCTTATTGCCAAACAAGGAGTGCGTGCGCAAAAGTTAATTCCGGTTTATCCAACAAAAACTTTTCCCAATCATCTATCGATTATGACAGGGTTGTTGCCAACTCATCATGGGGTTGTTGATAATAAATTTTGTGATAAACAACGCCAAGAATGTTATGCCATGGGTGATGGCCGTAAAGACAGCAGTTGGTTAAACGGCGTGCCACTTTGGAATCTGGCTACCCTACAAGGTGTTAAATCTGCTACTTATTTTTGGCCTGAGTCGGATGCATTATTTAACGGTGTTTTACCTGATTATTATTACCACTATTCAAAACACAGTGATTATCAGGCTCGGATCGACCAAATGTTATTTTGGTTAAAATTACCTCATGCACAGCGTCCTCGCTTTATTGCGGGTTATTTTTCATTAGTTGATTCTATGGGACATGATTTTGGCCCAGATGCACCACAAACTTATGAGGCAGTGCAAAAACTCGATAGCTTAATTGGTCAGTTGGTGACGCGAATAAAGAGTGAAGTTGATGCGCCGGTTAATGTGATTTTAGTTTCTGATCATGGTATGGCGAGCGTTGATCCGACACAAAGTATTGCCATTGCTGACCTTGGCATTAGCCAAGAAGATTTTGATATTAAAAATAGTGGTACTCGAGTTCAGTTATATCAAAAACAAGGCCGAAAGCTTGATTTATCTACATTCAAATCTAGTTTAAGTAAGCAAGCAAAAGGTCGCTTTACGGTACTCACTTCAGCACAATTGGCGAGTGTCGGTTATCAACATAGTCCACGAGTGGCCGATGTGATTATCGAAACAACGGCGCCACGAGTGTTCAGTTCATCGGGTGAAGTCGACTATTTAGGCACCCATGGTTATGCCTATACACAGGATATGGCTGCTTTTTTTGTAGCAAATGGCCCTGCGTTTAAACAAGGCTTTAGCTTAGATGAAGTAAAAAATCTTGATATTTATCCTATTGTGGCGCAAATATTGGGCCTTTCCCTTTTATCACCAATCGACAGTGAGGGCGATACCCTTCGTCCGGCTTTAAAACCAGCGGTTAATTAA
- a CDS encoding anhydro-N-acetylmuramic acid kinase, producing the protein MGKHYYIGIMSGTSLDGIDVALVAMPNNTISLLGALEMPFEPKLRRDILALCQTQTIALRDFGQICVRLSLAYAKAVNQLLAQHQLNGNDICAIGCHGQTVYHLPGGPYPFSMQLINASVLAAETGITTISDFRSMDLALGGQGAPLVPPFHQQLFEHLQQQYSALVLLNIGGIANVSILSGQPLVGFDTGPGNVLMDLWLQQQNPEQLFDHNGELAAKGQVCDALLADCLADPYFALTAPKSTGRELFNFDWLQQKLIHYPALSFEDVLATLSQLTATSISQSLTHLSPGLLLVCGGGAKNSHLLHNIQALLPNWQIELTTNFGVDGDFMEAMAFAWLAKRCRERQNGNDMLVTGASRNEILGQICQLKHHQWQGDLTKDQQ; encoded by the coding sequence GTGGGCAAGCATTATTACATTGGCATTATGTCTGGGACAAGTCTTGATGGTATCGACGTTGCTTTAGTCGCGATGCCAAACAATACCATTTCATTGCTTGGCGCGCTTGAGATGCCATTTGAGCCAAAATTACGTCGTGATATTTTAGCTTTATGCCAAACACAAACTATTGCGTTACGTGATTTTGGTCAAATATGTGTACGGTTAAGCCTTGCATATGCCAAGGCCGTCAATCAATTACTGGCGCAGCATCAACTTAATGGTAATGATATTTGTGCGATTGGTTGCCATGGTCAAACGGTTTATCATCTGCCAGGTGGTCCTTATCCTTTTTCAATGCAACTCATAAATGCCAGTGTCCTTGCCGCCGAAACCGGCATTACCACCATTAGCGATTTTAGAAGCATGGATTTAGCATTAGGTGGGCAAGGTGCGCCATTAGTCCCCCCTTTTCACCAGCAACTATTTGAGCATTTACAGCAGCAATACTCGGCCTTGGTATTACTCAATATTGGTGGCATTGCCAATGTATCTATTTTATCGGGGCAACCCTTAGTAGGATTTGATACCGGCCCTGGTAACGTATTAATGGATCTGTGGTTACAACAACAAAACCCTGAGCAATTGTTTGATCATAATGGTGAGCTTGCGGCAAAAGGTCAGGTTTGTGATGCCTTATTAGCAGATTGCTTAGCCGACCCCTACTTTGCCCTCACAGCGCCAAAAAGTACAGGGCGAGAGTTATTCAACTTCGATTGGTTACAACAAAAATTAATCCACTATCCTGCGCTTAGTTTTGAAGATGTGCTGGCTACTTTAAGCCAATTAACGGCAACGTCTATCAGCCAAAGTTTAACGCATCTGTCACCGGGTTTACTTCTAGTCTGTGGTGGCGGTGCAAAAAACAGCCATTTATTACACAATATTCAGGCTCTTTTACCCAATTGGCAAATCGAGTTAACGACCAATTTTGGCGTGGACGGTGATTTTATGGAAGCGATGGCCTTTGCTTGGCTTGCGAAACGATGCCGAGAGCGTCAAAACGGTAACGATATGTTAGTGACCGGTGCATCACGAAACGAAATTTTAGGGCAAATCTGCCAACTAAAACACCATCAATGGCAAGGTGATTTAACGAAGGATCAACAATGA
- a CDS encoding AraC family transcriptional regulator produces the protein MKPMCEKVIPSNNSSWRYCEYRLNTIPFNWHYHPEYEICLTLNSTGVCHIGDYLSPFGDLDLVILGPDLPHTWQSNTNPDGSSQIVHVAQIPAQWLHQFVNGHPEFSLLRPLLSNAKQGIKFTNDTAVIARQLFEKIKVSEPLTRYILLIELLQTMALDTDAKILSTSIFISGQQRDPGKNKFDKVIDFIYHNYTKSLCADELADLAHMSTNHFHRFFKKRTERTLTEFINQLRIAKACKLLINSSSPITVISDQCGFRNISNFNRRFLQIKGCTPSRFRQQIHKKSLLV, from the coding sequence ATGAAACCTATGTGCGAAAAGGTCATCCCTTCTAATAATTCGTCTTGGCGATATTGTGAATATCGACTTAATACCATTCCCTTTAATTGGCATTATCATCCTGAATATGAAATTTGCTTAACACTAAACAGTACTGGTGTGTGTCATATTGGTGATTACCTTTCTCCGTTTGGTGATTTAGATTTAGTCATTTTAGGCCCTGATTTACCACATACTTGGCAATCGAATACTAACCCTGATGGCAGCAGTCAAATTGTTCATGTCGCACAAATTCCAGCACAATGGCTACATCAATTTGTAAATGGACACCCTGAGTTTTCGTTACTGCGGCCATTATTAAGCAACGCAAAACAAGGTATTAAGTTCACAAATGACACCGCTGTCATTGCTAGGCAATTATTTGAGAAAATAAAAGTCAGTGAACCGCTTACTCGCTATATTTTACTGATTGAATTATTGCAAACTATGGCACTTGATACCGATGCGAAAATATTATCAACTTCTATTTTTATTTCTGGCCAACAACGAGATCCTGGGAAAAATAAATTCGATAAAGTAATCGACTTTATTTATCACAATTACACCAAAAGCCTTTGCGCCGATGAACTCGCCGATTTAGCACATATGAGTACCAATCATTTTCATCGTTTTTTTAAAAAAAGAACTGAACGCACTTTAACCGAATTTATTAACCAATTGCGCATTGCTAAAGCATGTAAATTACTGATTAATAGTTCCTCACCTATTACTGTGATCAGTGATCAATGTGGTTTTCGTAATATTTCGAACTTTAATCGGCGTTTTTTACAAATAAAAGGCTGTACGCCAAGCCGTTTTCGCCAGCAAATTCATAAAAAATCCTTATTAGTTTAG
- the pxpB gene encoding 5-oxoprolinase subunit PxpB gives MSYRIEVASENALIVYLAMQPSNECSTQIHTLVSQLRQQLGDTLIDLIPSYTSLLIIYDPFLVDHFAVKKLLLQLLDHPQSLQQQSSKLIRLPVWYDAPATPDLALIAAHHQLSKVDVINLHQATHYHVFAIGFAPGFAFLGEIPPQIAMPRHATPRASVPKGAVAIADRQTAVYPSRSPGGWNLIGLCPFDLFNPKHSPVMAFEVGDSVEFYEIDEAEYHRLGGKE, from the coding sequence ATGAGCTATCGTATTGAGGTGGCCAGTGAAAATGCACTGATTGTTTATTTAGCAATGCAACCGTCTAATGAGTGCAGTACTCAAATACACACTTTAGTATCACAACTACGCCAACAATTAGGTGATACGCTGATAGACTTAATCCCCTCCTATACTTCGTTACTGATTATTTACGACCCCTTTTTGGTAGACCATTTTGCGGTGAAAAAATTGCTTCTTCAACTGCTAGATCATCCCCAGTCGTTGCAGCAACAAAGCAGTAAACTGATACGATTACCGGTTTGGTATGATGCGCCTGCCACCCCCGATTTAGCACTTATTGCCGCGCATCATCAACTTAGCAAAGTAGACGTGATTAACTTGCACCAAGCAACTCATTACCACGTTTTTGCGATTGGTTTTGCCCCTGGATTTGCATTTTTAGGCGAAATCCCCCCCCAAATTGCCATGCCACGTCATGCAACTCCCAGAGCGAGTGTGCCCAAAGGTGCTGTCGCCATTGCCGATCGCCAAACAGCAGTTTATCCAAGTCGCTCGCCTGGCGGCTGGAATTTAATTGGCCTTTGCCCTTTTGACTTATTTAATCCCAAACACTCACCCGTAATGGCCTTTGAAGTAGGTGATAGTGTTGAATTTTATGAAATTGACGAAGCCGAATATCATCGTCTTGGTGGCAAAGAATGA
- a CDS encoding MFS transporter yields MKSNFVVVGLVLATFFVISFITNVLGPIFPALIESFSIGLALAGFFPFAFFVAYGVMSIPAGLLVQHKGEKFVMLVAFILAACGSLLFALMPVFYVAMLALFFIGTAMAMLQVAINPLLRSSGGKQHFAVYSVAAQLLFGSAATLSPLVYQYFVASIADQTALGQQLSVLIPSNMVWLSMYWLFALLCIVMVIIVFYTKISAVERQDDETVAGFSQSLLLFKDPTVLHFFFAIVAYVALEQGIANSIGVFLTQYHQVSDYAASEVVSQFWLLLTVGCLLGILLLKLCDAQHVLMLFSLGALFCLLNAIFTTDPTWSMWAFAGCGFCLSIMWSVLFSLALNSVSHSHGAISGILCTGIVGGAIISPLIGLMANMVGSLQLAMLLLLIPLSYISSVGIWAKPLVRNHRINLFRLLFSQKTAKPQSFSKS; encoded by the coding sequence ATGAAGTCTAATTTTGTCGTGGTTGGCTTAGTGCTGGCCACTTTTTTTGTTATCTCGTTTATTACCAATGTCCTTGGGCCTATTTTTCCAGCCTTGATTGAGAGCTTTTCGATTGGCTTGGCATTGGCTGGGTTTTTTCCATTTGCTTTTTTTGTTGCCTATGGCGTGATGTCCATTCCTGCGGGGTTATTGGTGCAGCACAAAGGTGAAAAATTTGTCATGTTGGTGGCGTTTATTTTAGCAGCGTGCGGTTCGTTGTTGTTTGCATTGATGCCTGTTTTTTATGTGGCTATGTTGGCATTATTTTTTATTGGTACTGCGATGGCAATGCTTCAAGTAGCAATTAATCCACTATTACGCAGCAGCGGAGGCAAACAACATTTTGCGGTGTATTCGGTGGCGGCTCAATTACTTTTTGGCAGTGCTGCTACGTTATCACCCTTGGTTTATCAGTACTTTGTGGCCAGTATTGCAGATCAAACTGCCCTTGGTCAGCAATTGAGTGTGCTTATTCCTAGCAATATGGTGTGGTTAAGCATGTATTGGTTATTTGCGCTGTTATGTATTGTGATGGTGATTATTGTCTTTTATACCAAGATAAGCGCTGTTGAGCGTCAAGATGATGAAACCGTGGCAGGGTTTAGCCAAAGCCTTTTATTGTTTAAAGACCCCACTGTTTTGCACTTCTTTTTTGCTATTGTCGCATATGTGGCGTTAGAGCAAGGTATTGCCAATTCAATTGGTGTGTTTTTAACGCAATATCATCAGGTTTCAGATTATGCTGCCAGTGAAGTAGTGAGCCAATTTTGGTTACTGCTGACCGTTGGCTGTTTACTGGGCATACTGTTGCTAAAACTATGTGATGCCCAACATGTATTAATGCTTTTTAGTCTAGGTGCGTTGTTTTGCCTATTAAATGCGATTTTTACCACAGATCCGACTTGGTCGATGTGGGCATTTGCTGGATGTGGCTTTTGTTTATCGATTATGTGGTCAGTGCTATTTTCATTGGCATTAAACTCGGTGTCTCATAGTCATGGCGCAATCTCAGGGATTTTATGTACCGGTATTGTTGGTGGTGCGATTATCTCGCCTTTAATTGGTTTAATGGCCAATATGGTGGGGAGTTTGCAACTTGCCATGCTCTTGTTGCTTATTCCGCTTAGTTATATTTCTAGTGTTGGCATATGGGCCAAACCGCTGGTGCGTAATCATAGAATCAATCTCTTTCGATTATTGTTTTCTCAAAAGACAGCTAAACCTCAGTCATTTTCCAAATCTTAA
- a CDS encoding biotin-dependent carboxyltransferase family protein, with protein MKQALQVIQSGILSQIQDLGRFGQAHLGMTTSGAADPFAHRIANRLLGNNDNAPVIEISLGGAEFVALNRITIALCGADCPLYVNQQPISNWQSHHLVAGDRLSIGMAMQGTRIYLAISQGFKVNKQFGSTSTTIREAIGGLDGQALFAKQILTVPTLSAAPLQQLAFQHRHTYPDALQLRVILGYQARQFPSVQIERFLHHRYQITNQSDRMGYRLSGVAIDSKQSQMYSEGICYGAIQVPPDGQPIILLNDRQTIGGYPKLGTVLSLDCAKLAQSRPGVEVSFCAISQEEAHNALLLHQQKFNNLSFVPLSN; from the coding sequence ATGAAACAAGCGTTACAAGTTATTCAAAGCGGAATATTAAGCCAAATTCAAGATTTAGGCCGTTTTGGTCAAGCACATTTGGGCATGACCACATCAGGTGCTGCAGACCCATTTGCGCACCGCATTGCGAATCGTTTATTAGGAAATAATGATAATGCCCCGGTAATTGAAATAAGCTTAGGTGGCGCTGAATTTGTAGCTCTTAACAGGATCACCATTGCACTTTGTGGCGCAGATTGTCCACTTTATGTTAATCAGCAGCCAATCTCTAATTGGCAAAGCCATCATCTTGTAGCTGGTGATAGGCTTAGCATCGGCATGGCGATGCAGGGTACACGAATCTATTTAGCTATTAGTCAAGGGTTTAAAGTTAACAAGCAATTTGGTTCAACATCGACCACAATACGCGAAGCGATTGGCGGACTTGATGGGCAAGCGCTCTTTGCGAAACAAATATTGACCGTGCCCACACTGTCAGCTGCGCCATTACAGCAACTGGCCTTTCAACACAGACACACTTATCCTGATGCATTACAGCTGCGTGTTATTTTAGGTTACCAAGCTCGCCAATTTCCATCAGTGCAAATCGAGCGGTTTTTACATCATCGATACCAAATTACCAACCAAAGTGATCGGATGGGCTATCGGCTAAGCGGCGTTGCAATTGACAGTAAACAAAGCCAAATGTATTCCGAAGGGATCTGCTATGGCGCAATTCAAGTGCCCCCCGATGGTCAGCCCATCATCTTACTCAATGACAGGCAAACTATTGGCGGATATCCAAAACTTGGGACTGTGCTCTCGCTCGATTGCGCTAAACTGGCACAAAGTAGGCCCGGTGTTGAAGTGTCCTTTTGTGCCATTAGCCAAGAAGAAGCGCATAATGCACTTCTTCTACATCAACAAAAATTCAATAACCTCTCGTTTGTGCCGTTATCTAATTAA
- a CDS encoding N-acetylmuramoyl-L-alanine amidase: MFKKAMLLPLMLGLSACSQTVSTQFRSENYNSRIRFLVMHYTTGDWQDSLQALTKGEVSSHYLIPEQGDASYPKSHLAVYRLVDEQHRAWHAGVSHWQGRSNINDQSIGIELINRAACAHQPQVLTEIAPSAAFFDNQTFCQYPNFDLQQIQLLIELSKDILARNPDIDPTAVVGHSDIQLGNKQDPGPHFPWYTLYQHGIGAWYEHATASDHWQALLTEGLPTVAQVQCNLQKYGYGIEITGEFDKQTFNTVKAFQLHFLPWQATGEITIKTVAVLFALMDKYRAGIRQQHCQNPTLVSDRG, encoded by the coding sequence ATGTTTAAAAAAGCCATGCTACTCCCTCTGATGCTAGGGCTTAGTGCTTGTAGCCAGACGGTTTCGACACAGTTTCGTTCTGAAAATTATAATAGTCGGATCCGCTTTTTGGTGATGCACTACACCACGGGTGATTGGCAAGATTCCTTACAAGCGTTGACCAAAGGTGAGGTGAGTTCTCATTATTTAATTCCTGAACAAGGTGATGCAAGTTATCCCAAATCACATTTGGCAGTGTATCGATTAGTTGATGAACAACATCGTGCGTGGCATGCGGGGGTCAGTCATTGGCAAGGCCGTAGTAATATTAATGATCAATCTATTGGTATTGAGTTAATTAATCGGGCAGCCTGTGCGCACCAACCCCAAGTATTAACTGAAATAGCCCCCAGTGCGGCATTTTTTGATAATCAAACTTTTTGTCAGTATCCAAACTTTGATCTACAACAAATTCAATTGCTGATTGAATTAAGTAAAGATATTTTGGCCCGTAATCCAGATATTGATCCAACCGCAGTGGTCGGCCATTCTGATATTCAGCTTGGTAATAAACAAGATCCTGGGCCTCATTTTCCTTGGTATACCTTATATCAACATGGCATTGGCGCATGGTATGAACATGCAACGGCAAGTGACCATTGGCAAGCCTTGTTGACCGAGGGCCTACCGACCGTGGCCCAGGTGCAATGTAATTTGCAAAAATATGGTTATGGCATTGAAATAACAGGTGAGTTTGATAAACAGACTTTTAATACTGTTAAAGCATTTCAATTACACTTTTTACCATGGCAAGCAACCGGAGAAATTACCATTAAGACGGTAGCGGTATTGTTTGCACTCATGGATAAATATCGCGCAGGCATTCGCCAGCAACACTGCCAAAATCCTACTTTAGTGAGCGACAGAGGATAA
- a CDS encoding 5-oxoprolinase subunit PxpA codes for MKLNCDLGESYGAWQMGLDSQMMAHIDMANIACGFHAGDPLVLTQTLALAKQHNVIIGAHPSYPDLVGFGRRSMQCSQNEIISMVHYQISALDGMAKNIGLTLSYVKPHGALYNDMMAKPEVQDAIFIAISQYHRPLKLMMLAGNDNQTLLQKAQHHNVSLLFEAFADRRYQDNGQLTPRSQLGAVLSQNEILSQVQQLLSKGTVITDTATEIPLSADTLCVHGDNEAAIALIAQIKQLCIKSEFKNQ; via the coding sequence ATGAAGCTCAATTGTGATTTAGGCGAAAGCTACGGCGCATGGCAAATGGGTTTAGACAGCCAAATGATGGCACACATCGACATGGCCAATATTGCATGTGGCTTTCATGCAGGCGACCCCCTGGTGCTGACGCAAACCCTCGCGTTAGCCAAACAGCATAACGTTATTATTGGCGCACACCCAAGCTACCCAGATTTAGTCGGGTTTGGCCGCCGTAGCATGCAATGCAGTCAAAACGAGATTATCAGCATGGTGCATTATCAAATCTCAGCGCTTGATGGCATGGCAAAAAATATCGGTTTAACATTAAGTTACGTTAAACCACATGGCGCATTATATAACGATATGATGGCAAAGCCCGAGGTGCAAGACGCTATTTTCATTGCGATAAGCCAATATCATCGCCCACTAAAACTCATGATGCTTGCGGGCAATGACAACCAAACACTGCTACAAAAAGCGCAACATCATAATGTAAGTTTACTATTTGAAGCCTTCGCAGACCGACGCTATCAAGATAACGGTCAACTCACGCCTCGCAGTCAACTAGGTGCGGTACTTTCGCAAAACGAAATATTATCCCAAGTGCAGCAATTGCTTAGTAAAGGCACAGTTATAACAGACACCGCAACTGAGATCCCCCTATCTGCCGACACACTTTGTGTGCATGGTGATAACGAAGCGGCTATTGCCCTTATTGCTCAAATCAAGCAGCTGTGTATAAAAAGTGAGTTTAAAAATCAATGA
- a CDS encoding substrate-binding periplasmic protein: MLLYKTTFKLFLLLLSTHANAGLTVLTELSPPYQTIENNEVKGITTEIVQAIFKQAQLTPQFKLYPWARSYKLALNNPNSFIYSIGRTPEREDKFIWLVPVAKFKLGFVKLSSRTDIKINTLEDAKKWIIAAQRNDMATQYLERKGFNKANHLILTTDIQNSWQLLLGGKVDLVVDVKSAVPITAKSIQLPSNHLTYEYAIAELEIEGYLAANKNTSPAIITQVEAAIAVVLQSALYQKAYHQ, from the coding sequence ATGTTATTGTATAAAACAACTTTTAAACTTTTTTTATTACTGCTTAGCACGCATGCTAATGCAGGTCTTACTGTACTTACTGAGTTATCGCCTCCTTATCAAACCATTGAGAACAATGAAGTTAAAGGCATCACTACCGAGATAGTCCAAGCCATTTTTAAACAAGCCCAGCTAACACCGCAATTTAAATTATACCCTTGGGCCCGTAGCTATAAATTAGCGCTGAATAATCCAAATAGTTTTATCTACAGTATCGGTCGTACGCCAGAGCGCGAGGATAAATTTATTTGGCTAGTACCAGTTGCAAAATTTAAACTCGGTTTCGTTAAATTAAGCTCGCGCACTGATATTAAAATAAACACCTTAGAAGATGCTAAAAAATGGATAATTGCAGCACAACGTAACGATATGGCAACGCAATACCTTGAGAGAAAAGGTTTTAATAAAGCTAACCATCTAATTTTAACCACTGATATCCAAAACTCTTGGCAACTACTATTAGGTGGTAAAGTTGATTTAGTGGTTGATGTAAAAAGTGCAGTCCCTATAACAGCCAAATCAATACAACTTCCATCCAACCATCTGACCTATGAATATGCCATCGCTGAACTCGAAATTGAGGGTTATTTAGCAGCAAATAAAAATACCAGCCCCGCGATAATTACTCAAGTTGAAGCGGCCATTGCTGTCGTACTTCAAAGCGCGCTTTATCAAAAAGCATATCATCAATAA